The DNA sequence GGCGGTGGCTCGGAGTCCACCGGCTGGATCGCCGGTCACGGTCAGCGTCATCTGGTCCTGCGCAGAAGCCGAGAGCGCGGCGCAGGGAGCGATGACCACGCCGGCCCAGGCCAGCAGCCCCCCAAGCAACGTGGCGGCCCGGCGGCCGAAACGCGGCGCAGGGACAATGGAAAGGCGAGGGTTAGGATTCATCCAACAAGCTTCGAACGGTGCGCAGCAAGAGGTCCGATGAGAAGGGCTTCTGCAAGAAGGCCCGATTCGCATCCGACAGTTCCCGAAGATCGACCGGCTGATCGGTATAGCCGGACATATAGAGCACTTTCAGGTTCGGATACCGCGGAACCAGCCGCTGAACGAGAGCTTGCCCCCCTAACGTAGGCATGACCAGATCCACCACCGCCAGGTGGATCGGCCCTGCGTGGTCCCGACACACCTGGAGCGCCGCCTGGCCATCCTCTGCTTCCAGGACCCGATAGCCCTTCTCCCTGAGAGCCGCGCGCAGCACTTTGCGCACCGCCAGCTCGTCTTCGGCGATCAGAATCGTCTCGGTGCCTGTGAGCGGCCCGGTTGACGATTTCTCCGGACTCAATTCGTCCGCGGCCTGAACCACCGCCGGCAGCAGGATCGTAAAACAGGTGCCCTGTCCCGGCTGACTGGCGACCCGAATATGGCCCCCGGTCTGCGCGATCAATCCATACACGGTGGACAAGCCCAGACCGGTACCCTTGCCCACCTCCTTGGTGGTAAAAAACGGTTCGAAGATCCGCGCGAGCACCTCAGGCTGCATGCCGCAGCCCGTATCGCGCACGGTGAGCCTCACGTACGCGCCGCGCGGAATCCCCGGATAGGCCTCACCCGCATTCTCCCAGAGGGTCAGTTGGGAGGTCGCGATCGTCACCACGCCGCCTTTCGGCATGGCGTCCCGCGCGTTGTTCACCAAATTGAGCAACACCTGCCCGATCTGCGCCGGGTCCGCCTTGACCCGCGGCAGATCCGGCGCCAGTTCCACCTCCAGCTTGATGGACTCGCCGATCAGCCGGTCCAACATCCGGTGTTGCTCCACGATAATCGCATTGAAATCCAGGACCCGCGGCATGATCACTTGCCGCCGGCTGAACGCCAACAATTGGTTCGTGAGGCTCGCGGCCCGGTCCGCCGACTGTTCGATCCCTTCGACGTCCCGCCGCAGGGCCTCCTGCTTCGCCAGCCCGGGCAGGAGGAAATAGCAATAGCCCTTGATGACCTGGAGAATGTTGTTGAACTCGTGGGCGATGCCGCCCGCCAACTTGCCGACCGCTTCCATCTTCTGCGATTGGAGCAGTTGTTCCTCGCTCTGCTTGAGCGCCGCCTCGGTCTGCCGCCGCTGCTCGATCTCCGCCGTCAGGTCCGTGTTCAGCCGCTCGGCCCTCTCCTTGGCGTCCGTGAGATAGGCGATCAGCTCGCGATTCTCATGGCGCAGATTGAGCGAGGCGACGATCGTCACATGCGTGCGCCAGGCGGTTGCCCAAAGGGCGGCCCCATACAGGACCGCCATGAGGCCCATGAACAGATGCACCTCGTCGCCCATGGTCAGCAAGCGGACGGTCAGCGGGATCAACAAGGGAAGAACAAAACAGAGGAACGCAGGCTTGCTCGCCGGCAGGTAGGCGGCGGCGCCCGACACCATACCGGCCAGCACGAAGACGAGAAACATCTGGTGCGCGATGGAGTCGACGGGAAAGAGCAGGGACCCGGTGATTCCCCAGCCGATCCCCAGGAGGCCGGTGACTATGACATAACGCCGGTGCCACAGAGGGGCCGCCGCCACCCGGTCCGCCGCCTGCCAATAACGGTAAGCGAGACCGAGCCGCCCGAGGGCCACCACCAGCAAATAGGCGATACAGGGCGCGAGGACCACGGTGGGAATGACGTCGCGCTGGATATAGGCGATGAACAGGCCGTTCACCACCGTGACCAGCGAGGCGTCGCGCGATCCCCGGTAGACGACCGCGACTTGGTCCGCAAAGACCAGCGGCGCGCGGGCTTCCGGAATCGCCGGCATCTCCTGATCGGCGAATTTTGGAATCGTTAACGACACCGCGCCGCCTCCTTCAGGACTCCGCCTGTACCCGCGACGACAACCTTGTATCAAGGAGCGACCCGTTCAACGACTAGAATCCATTCAGCAGGTCACGGACCTTGCGCAACAAGATTTCCGAGGAGAAGGGCTTCTGCAAGAACGCCTTGATCGAATCCGGCAGCTCCTGCGAATCCATCGGCTGGTCGGCATAGCCGGACATATAGAGCACTTTCAGGTTCGGATACCGCGGAATCAGCTGCCG is a window from the Nitrospirota bacterium genome containing:
- a CDS encoding response regulator, which produces MSLTIPKFADQEMPAIPEARAPLVFADQVAVVYRGSRDASLVTVVNGLFIAYIQRDVIPTVVLAPCIAYLLVVALGRLGLAYRYWQAADRVAAAPLWHRRYVIVTGLLGIGWGITGSLLFPVDSIAHQMFLVFVLAGMVSGAAAYLPASKPAFLCFVLPLLIPLTVRLLTMGDEVHLFMGLMAVLYGAALWATAWRTHVTIVASLNLRHENRELIAYLTDAKERAERLNTDLTAEIEQRRQTEAALKQSEEQLLQSQKMEAVGKLAGGIAHEFNNILQVIKGYCYFLLPGLAKQEALRRDVEGIEQSADRAASLTNQLLAFSRRQVIMPRVLDFNAIIVEQHRMLDRLIGESIKLEVELAPDLPRVKADPAQIGQVLLNLVNNARDAMPKGGVVTIATSQLTLWENAGEAYPGIPRGAYVRLTVRDTGCGMQPEVLARIFEPFFTTKEVGKGTGLGLSTVYGLIAQTGGHIRVASQPGQGTCFTILLPAVVQAADELSPEKSSTGPLTGTETILIAEDELAVRKVLRAALREKGYRVLEAEDGQAALQVCRDHAGPIHLAVVDLVMPTLGGQALVQRLVPRYPNLKVLYMSGYTDQPVDLRELSDANRAFLQKPFSSDLLLRTVRSLLDES